From Sediminibacterium sp. TEGAF015, a single genomic window includes:
- a CDS encoding GNAT family N-acetyltransferase: MQHCKDAALFANTELIQSHSLNYMNTTTAFFSLKSFSSLAPDELYAIIRLRNEVFVVEQNCVFQDADNKDQQSLHLMYWNGEELMAYCRLLPAGLAYEEMSIGRVVSSPAFRKTGAGRQLIKEAIERIYEAYGRGPIRIGAQCYLIQFYASFGFESEGDVYLEDGIEHIEMVKPLMVAPQ; this comes from the coding sequence ATGCAGCATTGCAAAGATGCAGCATTATTTGCAAACACAGAATTGATACAGTCACATAGCCTGAATTATATGAACACAACTACTGCATTTTTTTCATTGAAATCCTTTTCCTCACTGGCTCCTGATGAGTTATATGCCATCATCCGATTACGGAATGAAGTATTTGTTGTGGAACAAAACTGTGTATTTCAGGATGCAGATAACAAAGACCAGCAGAGCTTGCATTTAATGTACTGGAATGGTGAAGAACTCATGGCTTATTGCAGGTTATTACCTGCAGGCCTTGCATATGAAGAAATGAGTATTGGCAGGGTAGTTAGTTCACCCGCATTCAGAAAAACAGGGGCAGGTCGTCAGCTGATTAAAGAAGCAATTGAGAGAATTTATGAAGCTTATGGCAGAGGGCCTATCCGAATTGGAGCTCAATGTTATTTAATTCAGTTTTATGCTTCCTTTGGTTTTGAGTCGGAAGGAGATGTATATCTGGAAGATGGTATTGAACATATTGAAATGGTTAAGCCACTAATGGTAGCTCCACAATAA
- a CDS encoding sensor histidine kinase: MRKSQSNIFYRLLSLGNSESTPFREAYKNYMFNLFLMMAAPFALLVMIINLYLGEYVLASFNILHLLIFIFGFYISYSQRYVNLRPLLLFLGAAIAAYTAYFFKNGNEYRFLIMIVAAVVLCEKNWQYIIFVVFVSTTFVVIRLDELPISSMGALQIIEKTVKLAFPLGFFSICLYYFKSIYFQNQYRLEKAYEDLNENRAEKDRILNAVAHDLRSPLSGISGISRMMLTDENLDDNSKEMFQLIEQSASSSLRLIGDLMQTNMSVDEYYQLKHIELNKLIRQSLQILFYTAKEKGIEINMQLTDEKLMINADQDKFERVITNLVTNAIKFSRQGASVIVSLEKKNQKAVFSVRDNGIGIPKQVQEKVFDLFTIAKRKGTNGEKSFGIGLAISKKIVELHQGKIYFETEENKGTCFIVELPLVA; encoded by the coding sequence ATGCGTAAGTCTCAATCCAATATATTTTATCGCCTACTTTCACTTGGTAACAGTGAATCAACCCCCTTCAGGGAAGCATATAAGAATTATATGTTTAATCTTTTCCTGATGATGGCAGCACCTTTTGCATTGCTGGTCATGATCATTAATTTGTATCTGGGTGAATATGTATTGGCTTCATTTAATATTCTTCATCTCTTAATTTTCATCTTTGGTTTTTATATTTCGTATTCACAACGTTATGTAAATCTTCGTCCTCTATTGCTTTTTTTAGGAGCTGCCATTGCTGCTTATACTGCTTATTTTTTTAAGAATGGCAATGAGTACCGTTTTCTGATTATGATTGTTGCGGCCGTGGTATTGTGTGAAAAGAACTGGCAGTATATCATTTTTGTTGTTTTTGTATCTACTACTTTTGTAGTCATCAGATTAGATGAATTGCCCATCAGTTCAATGGGTGCCTTGCAAATAATAGAGAAAACCGTAAAACTTGCTTTTCCTTTGGGTTTCTTTTCTATTTGCCTTTATTATTTTAAATCTATTTATTTTCAAAATCAGTACAGGTTAGAAAAAGCTTATGAGGATTTAAATGAAAATAGGGCTGAAAAAGATAGAATATTAAATGCAGTTGCACATGATTTAAGGAGTCCATTGAGTGGAATCTCTGGTATCAGTAGGATGATGCTGACGGATGAAAATCTGGATGATAATTCAAAAGAAATGTTTCAGTTGATTGAGCAGAGTGCCTCATCCAGTTTACGCTTGATTGGGGATTTGATGCAAACCAATATGAGTGTTGATGAATATTATCAGCTTAAACATATTGAACTTAATAAATTGATTCGTCAAAGTTTGCAGATTCTTTTTTACACTGCTAAAGAAAAGGGTATTGAAATAAATATGCAGTTGACTGATGAAAAATTAATGATCAATGCCGATCAGGATAAATTTGAACGTGTAATTACTAACCTGGTTACGAATGCTATCAAATTCAGTCGTCAGGGTGCTTCTGTTATAGTAAGTCTGGAGAAAAAAAATCAAAAGGCTGTTTTTTCTGTACGGGATAACGGTATTGGTATTCCGAAACAGGTACAGGAAAAAGTATTTGATTTATTTACTATTGCTAAGCGAAAGGGCACCAATGGGGAGAAGAGTTTTGGTATTGGTCTGGCTATCTCTAAAAAAATTGTAGAGTTGCATCAGGGCAAAATTTATTTTGAAACAGAAGAAAATAAGGGAACCTGCTTTATTGTGGAGCTACCATTAGTGGCTTAA
- a CDS encoding NAD(P)/FAD-dependent oxidoreductase: MSKRVAIIGAGPAGLTAAYLLGKENQEVIVFEKDPVYVGGISRTESYKGYHFDIGGHRFFSKSKEVEDFWTEILGDEMLERPRSSRIYYNKKFFSYPLVAFEALKKLGIIESALCVLSYIKAKIFPKKNPQNFEDWVVNQFGQRLFNIFFKTYTEKVWGIPCKEISADWAAQRIKGLSLSSAIWNALFKPRPSHKGAVIKTLIDSFRYPKQGPGLMWERCTEKCIAMGVQVKMNSGVKDISLNNHKWTVQTEDGNMYSDFDYVLSSAPMRELIQSVKPCFNNEVLNNASQLGYRDFLTVVLICKDEDAFSDNWIYIHDPSVKVGRIQNFKSWSPYMVPDPEMACYGLEYFCFEGDGLWTSSDADLIALATSEIAQIGLTNPGAVVDGYVVRQPKAYPVYDQDYKERVNAIREAIKEYPGLYLVGRNGMHKYNNQDHSMMTAMLAAKNIVAGKEVYDLWEVNEDAEYHEGGNRGAEDLAKPVGRLVPTRVKD; the protein is encoded by the coding sequence ATGTCTAAAAGAGTTGCAATTATTGGTGCCGGACCAGCTGGTTTAACCGCTGCCTACTTATTGGGTAAAGAAAATCAGGAGGTCATAGTTTTTGAAAAAGACCCGGTTTATGTTGGAGGTATTTCCCGTACGGAAAGTTATAAAGGGTATCATTTTGATATTGGAGGACATCGTTTTTTTTCCAAGTCAAAGGAAGTAGAAGATTTCTGGACAGAAATACTGGGAGATGAAATGTTGGAAAGACCTCGCAGTTCAAGGATCTATTACAATAAAAAATTCTTTTCCTATCCCTTAGTTGCTTTTGAAGCTTTAAAAAAATTGGGTATTATAGAAAGTGCCCTTTGTGTATTAAGTTATATCAAGGCAAAAATTTTTCCAAAGAAAAATCCTCAGAATTTTGAAGACTGGGTTGTTAACCAGTTCGGGCAAAGACTCTTCAACATATTCTTCAAAACCTATACGGAAAAAGTTTGGGGCATACCCTGTAAGGAAATTTCTGCTGACTGGGCTGCGCAACGTATTAAAGGACTTTCTTTAAGCAGTGCAATCTGGAATGCTTTATTCAAGCCCAGACCCTCCCATAAAGGAGCTGTTATTAAAACATTGATAGATTCTTTCCGATATCCCAAACAAGGACCTGGATTAATGTGGGAGCGTTGCACAGAGAAATGTATTGCTATGGGAGTGCAGGTAAAAATGAATAGTGGGGTTAAAGACATTTCATTGAACAACCACAAGTGGACTGTGCAGACAGAAGATGGGAATATGTATTCAGATTTTGATTATGTCCTTTCTTCTGCACCTATGCGTGAACTGATTCAATCTGTTAAGCCTTGTTTCAATAATGAAGTGCTCAATAATGCCTCACAGCTTGGTTATAGAGACTTTCTTACAGTTGTTTTAATTTGTAAAGATGAAGATGCTTTCAGTGACAACTGGATTTATATTCATGATCCAAGTGTAAAAGTGGGTAGAATACAAAACTTTAAATCCTGGAGTCCTTATATGGTGCCAGATCCTGAAATGGCCTGCTATGGATTGGAGTATTTCTGTTTTGAAGGGGATGGATTATGGACCAGTAGTGACGCAGATTTGATAGCATTGGCAACCAGCGAAATTGCTCAGATTGGACTGACCAACCCTGGTGCTGTTGTAGATGGATATGTGGTAAGACAACCAAAGGCTTATCCAGTATATGACCAGGACTACAAAGAAAGAGTAAACGCTATTCGGGAAGCCATTAAGGAATATCCGGGCTTATACTTGGTTGGAAGAAATGGTATGCACAAATACAATAATCAGGACCATAGCATGATGACAGCTATGCTGGCGGCTAAAAATATTGTAGCTGGAAAAGAAGTATACGACTTATGGGAAGTTAATGAAGATGCAGAGTACCACGAGGGTGGAAATAGAGGAGCAGAAGACCTTGCAAAACCAGTAGGACGGTTAGTTCCAACTAGAGTAAAAGATTAA